The Coriobacteriia bacterium genome contains the following window.
CTTTGCGCATCGACGCGACGACCTCCGTCGCCTTCGTCGGCTCGCCGAGCGCCTTACCCAGCCGCACGATGTCGGCGTAAACGCCTTCGACGTCCTTGGGGTCGATCGCGATCACGACCGCTCCGAGCCCCTCGATCTTCGCGATGACGTCGGACTGGACGCCGGTCGTCACGAGGACGAGGTCCGGCTTCGCGGCGGCGATGGCCTCGAGGTTCGGACTCACGAAGTCACCGACCTTGGCGATGGAGGCCACCTCGGGTGGATAGTCGTCGTACGTCGTGACGCCGACGAGTTCGCCCGTGAGACCGAGGGCGGCGACGATCTCCGTGTTCGCGGGCGCCAGGCTCACTACACGCTCCGGACGCTGCTTCACTCGCACCGTCCGGCCGGCGTCATCGGTGATGACCACGGGGAAGACGGCGGTCTCCTGCCGCCTCGGCTTCTCGACCTGCTTCGGAGCGGGACGCGCGCACCCCGCGCCGAGCGCGGCGAGCAGTAGCGCCGCGGCGAGCGCGGCTCTCGTGCGACGAACTCTCTTGCTTTTCCGATCCATGGTGCCTCCCGACGGTCGCAGCCAACCCTGTCGTGCCGAGCGGCGGCTGCAACGACGAAAGCCCGCACTTAGGCGGGCCTTCGGGATGCAGGTCTCTCACGAGCGCCCACGTGCGGCGCCGCGAACAGCCTCTTCCCTCGAAGGCCGTGTCGCGCACCCTTGGGCAGGTCTCCCGACTTCGCTAGGGGTCTTGCTCCCTGGCGTCACGGTGGCGGGTCCGTGCCGGTATCGCACCGGCTTCCCTATTCTCCCGCTTCGGCGTCTCTCGCTTCGGCGGGCACCCAAGGCCGCGTTCTCGGTTGTCGCCGTCATCATAGGCCCACGGACGCCGCGGGGAAAGGGCGCGATCGCGTCGTCGCGGACTAGGGCACGCTGGACGAACCGTTCGGGAGGTTCGCGACGGAGTTGACCGGGTTGATCACGCCCCTGCTCATCGTGAAGACCGTCCACAACCCGCCGATGCGCCCGGCCGGCACGCCGAACGTCGCGCGCAACCCCTTCGAGTCGTAGACGCGCACGATGGCGCCCGAAGACGACAGCGAAGTACCCGTGCCGCCGGCGGACCAGTTGTAGACCGAGAAGCGATACGTACCGGTCGAGGAGAGGCGGTAGACCGAGGTGGTCTCCGGACCGAACGCGTTCGTGCCATCGACGTCGAGAGCGGCGACCGTCGTGCCGGTGCTAGGGAACCGCTTCTGCCCGAAGGAGATGTGATACGTGTGCGTGCCGCTCCCGGCCGGGTAGTAGCTCAGGTGCGAATCGAGGTCGCTCGGCGACGATCCCCAGGTGAGCACGACGCGCACCTGGCGCGCCGCTCCGGTGAAGACGGGAGAGACGACGGCGTCCTGGCCGGCGCGCGTGGTTCCGCCGATCGAGATGATCGTCAGATACGTCGTGATGTAGCCGGCGCCCGAGACCTGCGCGGTGTAGACGCCGCGCGGAAGGC
Protein-coding sequences here:
- a CDS encoding helical backbone metal receptor — its product is MDRKSKRVRRTRAALAAALLLAALGAGCARPAPKQVEKPRRQETAVFPVVITDDAGRTVRVKQRPERVVSLAPANTEIVAALGLTGELVGVTTYDDYPPEVASIAKVGDFVSPNLEAIAAAKPDLVLVTTGVQSDVIAKIEGLGAVVIAIDPKDVEGVYADIVRLGKALGEPTKATEVVASMRKDLDAISRRISKEPPVRTFLEIAQNPLYTAGKGTLLDDLLARAGGVNVVTQEGYVGYSLERLLKDDPAAYLATKGSMSDPADLAKRPGFDKIAAVRAGRVSVLDDNLVSRPGPRVVLGVESIARALHPDAFAK